Within Candidatus Omnitrophota bacterium, the genomic segment TTTATATTCGGGGTGCTGGCGGTCTTTAGCCAGGTATCCGCGGACGCAGTGCGCAATGAGAGCCTATCCGGTTTTATAAGTAAGATCGCAGTGCCGTGTTACGGCGTAGTTTTTTATGTGAACAAGATATTCTTTCCTGTAAAGCTCTCTTGCTTTTATCCGTATTTTTCCATAATGAAAGGCGGGGCGCTGTTTCTGTATCCCATAATTACTTTCGCGGTTATGGCTTTTAGCGTGATTTGGTCCGGCAAATACACAAGAAAGGTTATTTTTGGAGCCTCGTTTTTTCTTATTACTATACTCCCGGTTTTGCAGTTCATCCCGATAGGAGGGACCTTTGTTTCCGACCGGTATACTTACTTGCCGGCAATAGGTATTTTTTATATGTTGGCGGCAGGGTGGATGTGGTTATATGAGAGGCGAACAAGGAAGCAGCGCCTGATCCGGGTATTACTTGTGGGACTCTTTATGATAGCCGCAGGCGCGCTGGTCTTTTTATCCAGGCAAAGATGCCGGGTTTGGAAGGATAGCGTGACTTTATGGAGCGATGTTCTGAGGAAATACCCCGGCGTATCGCTGGCGTATAATAATCGAGGGGCTGAATTCATCGCAAGAAAAGAATACGCCAAAGCGCATGAAGACCTTATTTGTGCTATAACCCTGGATCCTAATTATGATGACGCGTGGTTCAATCTTGGAGATTTGTATGCTTCTCAGGGGAATTATGACGAAGCGATTAAGCAGTTCAATAAGGTATTAACGATCAGGCCGGATGACATGGGCGTCTACAACAGGCTGGCTGTTATATGCGGCTTGACCGGCAAGCACGCCGAAGCGGTCAATATCTGTAAGGCGGCGATCAAGATCAATCCGGATGATTTTATGGCATACGTCAATCTTTGCAGCGCTTATGGCAGCCTGGGGTATTTCAAAGAGGCGGTTGCTTGCGGGGAGAAGGCGGTAACCCTTAATCCCAGGTCTGCCTTGGCCTGCATTAATCTTTCAGCAGCTTATTTCTACTCCGGGGATTATGGCGTTGCTGTAAAATATTGCGATAAGGCAATGGCTTTGGGTTATAAGGTAAACCCGAGGTATCTGCAGGAGCTTTCGATAAATAAAAACGATCCGGGTTTAAAAAAATAAATTCCTGTCGAGCGACCTGTATTGTATCGCCTCCGAAATATGGCCGGTTTCAATGTCCCCGCATTCCGCCATGTCCGCGATCGTCCGGGAGACTTTGAGTATCCGGTCGTAAGCGCGCGCGCTCAAATTCAATTCGTTCATCGCCGCTTTCAATAATTCGTTCTCTTCCCGGCCTAATATGCAGTATTCCCGGATCTGTTTGTGGCTCATTTGACCGTTGCATAAGATACCCGCGTTTTTAAGCCGTTCTCTTTGTACCATGCGTGTTTTATTCACCCGCGCTTTGACCGCCGCCGAGCTTTCAGCCGGCAGGTTGTGGGCTAACTCCTGATATTTTATCGCCGGAACGTCTATATGGATATCCAGGCGGTCTAATAAAGGGCCGGATATCTTTGATCTGTAGTTTTGCACCTTTGTCGTATTGCAACGGCAGGGTTTGCGGGGGTCTGTCAGGAATCCGCACGGGCAGGGGTTCATTGCGCAGATCAGCATGAATGAAGTCGGGAAGATGAAATATCTTGCCGC encodes:
- a CDS encoding tetratricopeptide repeat protein, yielding FIFGVLAVFSQVSADAVRNESLSGFISKIAVPCYGVVFYVNKIFFPVKLSCFYPYFSIMKGGALFLYPIITFAVMAFSVIWSGKYTRKVIFGASFFLITILPVLQFIPIGGTFVSDRYTYLPAIGIFYMLAAGWMWLYERRTRKQRLIRVLLVGLFMIAAGALVFLSRQRCRVWKDSVTLWSDVLRKYPGVSLAYNNRGAEFIARKEYAKAHEDLICAITLDPNYDDAWFNLGDLYASQGNYDEAIKQFNKVLTIRPDDMGVYNRLAVICGLTGKHAEAVNICKAAIKINPDDFMAYVNLCSAYGSLGYFKEAVACGEKAVTLNPRSALACINLSAAYFYSGDYGVAVKYCDKAMALGYKVNPRYLQELSINKNDPGLKK